ATACAAATGTGCACTACAGACAATAGTTGAATAACAtaatcaaacacacaattttAATGTTGAATTGCAGCCACTAAACAATATTTTAAGAGAAAGGGttctttttctcatctctcttttgACCAGATGTTTCTGTAAAATGGATGAATCTGACATGCATGCGAGAGTTGATGTGGTTCATGGATTCACAACATTACTAGCTGCACACGATGAAGTGCGTCTTCTCAACAAGCTGCAAGGACTGGTTTCAAATATCAAATGGAGCCCAAAGGATGTCGCTGGCTTGTTCGATGCTCTTCTGAAACGATTTGAGTCAACAGCAAATGACAGATCAAATCTCCTCTCATGGATGATGACAACGTTGCACTGTATAGAGATTAATTACATTACTCCCAGTTGGAGATGTCGAAATGGAAAAACACTTGTTGAGCTGGTCCAAGATCAGACTGTGACAGACGAGGCTCTCAAGAGATATTTAGCTGATGACTCAGAAAAACAACTGGATGAAATTCTTGAGGAAATCCTCCAACAAAAGCTAAATCAAATTGACGAAAAGCTTTTAGCTGATGTGAAAGACATTGTATCATCATTTAATAAGGTTCCTACTTCAAACAATGATGGATCACAGCTGGGTGCCTTGAAAAAGGACTTGCTGAGGCTGTATCAGGCTGCAGAAAAAAGTCACTACAGGCCACGGCTGACACAGATGGTGAGCTGGTGTATTATGGCTCTTTCTGAAACAGCCCTGTTAATTCAAGTGGGCACTGGGGAGGGGAAGTCCTGTATCGTGGCCATGTTCGCAGCTTTTCGAGCTATGAGAGGGGAGAAGGTGGACATCATGTCCAGTTCATCTGTCCTAGCAGAAAGAGATTTGAAAGAATGGCGAGGCTTTTATAAAGCTTTGGGAATAAGTGTCGACTGCAACACTAACAAAAGAGCTGAAGATTTAAAAGAGTGCTATGAGTGTCAGGTTGTTTATGGCACTGTGGAAGAGTTTGCTGGACACTGGCTTCTGCACCGCTTTCAAAGGATGGACATATTTGGGCAAAGGAAATTCCAGTGTGCAATTGTTGATGAAGTGGATTCCCTGATGTTGGATAAGGGTAATCATATAGTCTATTTAAGCAGTGATATGCCTGCTTTGCAACATCTCAATCCTCTCTTGGCATTGATATGGGCCACTGTTAGTCAGCACAGTGGAGCTGGCACAGATGAGGAGAGTGTGCTGACAGCTGTGGAGGCAGAAATAAATTGTGCTCTGCATTTTACACCATGTGAACGGAGCCAAGGTGAACGTAGCTGCTACGTCCCAGGCTTTCTCTCAGATCTGGTCAAGTCTAAACTAAAGGTTTGGATTAAAAATGCATTCCGCGCACAAACCATGACAATGGATCACGAATACGTTGTCGAGAGACACTGGGTTGTGCCTGTTGACTACAGCTGCACAGGTGTTGTTGAGAACAGCATGCAATGGACAGATGGGCTGCAGCAGTTTcttgaaatgaaacatgaatcCAAGCTGAGTGACATGACAGCCATCACAAACTATATGTCCAATGTTGGCTTGTTACAAAAGTACGCTAACCAGATCTTTGGGGTCTCTGGGACTCTTGGCCAACAAGCAGAGACTGAGACCTTGCAGAAAATCTATGACGGCATCAGGACCTGCCGGATACCTTCATTCAAACGCAGAAAGCTGTTTGAAGTTGGAGGAGTGACTGTAGGTGACGAAAAAGAATGGGTTGAGAAAATATGCAATGTTGTCACTGCAGAAACCAACTCTACTCCATACAGGGCTCAGAGGGCAGTGTTGGTCATCTGTGAGACCATCAGACGAGCAAAGGTTCTTCACCAAGCTCTAGGAAATAAAGTCCCGAACAAAAAGTTATACATAAGCAACAACATGGACAATACTGCAATCTTTGCCAAGGATCTTGGAGCAGGAGACGTCATTATTGCAACAAATCTTGCAGGTTGTGGGACAGACCTTCAAGTTTCTGACCCAGTAAAGAGAGCTGGAGGTTTGTATGTTGTGCAGACCTTCCTGCCAAAGAATGCTCGTGTAGAGGCACAGGCATTTGGCCGCACTGCTAGACAAGGATCTCCTGGATCTGCACAACTCATTGTCTGCTCCAGCCATCTGCCAAAACCACTCCAATTGGTAATTTTAACAAGGGAGCTCCTCTCTTTACTGAACGATATAACAGATCTCACTCCACTTCATCAACATTGTTTTGTGAGGCAATTGAGGTTGTATCAAAAAATTCATGGGGGTGTCCAATCAAAAGATATGTCATCGATGCTGTCACGTATTCTGTCTGAGAACTCCAATTCGGTAATAGAGACAGTTAAAACAATCAGAGATGACTCAGTAGCAAAACATCTAGCAAGCTATTTGGAGTGTGACATCCCTGAGATTAAGAAGAAGGAAGAGCTCTTCAGTCAGTACCTGGACGTACTAGATGAGGTGTACAAAAGCAGTAACAACAAGCCAGCTAAGTCAGAGGTGTCTGCACTGAACGAATTCTGGGGTATGTGGCTACTCATTGACTTCAATGAGAATGACTCAATCATGGacttaaaaaacaaactcaccAAAGACCTGAAAACAGCCAGGGAAAAGCTCAGAGCAGGAGAATCACCCTCATCAAACCTGCACCACTACACTGAATTTGGCAATGAGCTGCGCAAAAAGGGACATCTTGCAGAAAGCATCAAGATGTACACTAAAGCCATAGAGCAGGACCACTGTTGGGCAGCATTTGCATACTATAACCGTGCTTTTACATCTTTAACCCAACAAGACTCGCATCAGGATCCAAACTGCATCGTTCAAGCTCTGCAGGATTTGCGAAATGCACTCAAGTCTGTTGAGTTCTACTGTGAACAAACTGCGGCCACTCATAGGTTCTCCAGACAAGTCAGGGACCTCAGTAGCAATTCAACCAACAGATTTGATGATCACATGATAGCCAGAGACACAGTGTTGGTCTGTTTCAAGGCAAACATTAATGAGGCAATAGATAAGTTAGACAGAGCCAGATTAGGTGGGTATGTAAAAGTGCAGGAGAGTCTAGTCTTCTTCCTGATTCCACTGATGCATCTTGTCCCCCTGCTAGTCCCTTCAACAAGATCACTGACTGTAATCCGCTCCAGAGACCCTCTGAGAATCCGCCAGCTCATCAGTGATCCCTCCTTTGACATTCTCCACGAACTAAGGAGTCTTGAGTGTCTCGGCCTGAGTCATGTCTACACCTTAGACAAACTGTTCTCTCTGGGTGGCTTTTTCTCAAAAATATTCGGGACCAAGCGCTAAGCTCTTATGAGATGGCAGGCATTCAACACTTGAGCAAAACAATCAAGCAAGCAATAAAGCAAACAATCATGTTGGCCAcgaatatccatccatccatccatccatcttcaaccGCTTATCCAGAGTTGGGTCGTGGGGgcagcagtttcagcagagaTGCCCCGGCCCCAGTCACCTCCACGAATGTCCACGGACTAAAAAATGCAGCCTAACTCCGGTTTGTAGTTTTTATGTTAATCTTTTTGGTTTTGAGGCTCCTTAATCACAGCATGTTTTGAGGAAATTCCTCATATTTTAGAAAACCATATGATCCCACCTAAACTTAAATCATTACagtcagaagaagaaaagtttcAGGTGTATTTTTGATATGATGTTAATCGTTTTaagttttgtttattcttaCAGTACATATTATAcgattgtttttgttttattaattattgtCACTTTGTACATTTTACAATTGCTAGTCATTTTTATTGTgcatttagcattttagcatcatAACATACATATATTGTGCAATCCTAAATGTTTTTGCTCCattttgtttgtagttttgatCTTAACAAAATCCATTTACTTGATCCttcatgtatatgtatacatcTACCTATGTATTTGTAgtacacacattaaaatgacGAAAAGGATTAGTAAGAGTAATGTTGTGAAACAGATGCTACACTCatactgtatttaatgttttagtttttggtttaaaaaaaatgttttaaaatttgTATTTACAAAGTTACTGTTGATTGACATATTGGGATGTTTTTTGATTTACTGAAGGTTTATATTTTTAGAGAGCTATAAAGTTAAATATTTTTGGTAAAACATGTTGATTCTTTATATTAAAAATCAAGCTGAAGCCTGATGGTATTGACCAATCATTTGAAATTCATACCACTacatcaataaagaaaagtctaagtctacaCTATGGGGTGACAATAATAAACAAATTGTAAGAAACAACTTTCACATGGTTAGATCATCAATTGTTTTCACAGCAATTATAACTGGTAAAGACATTcttcacataaacacaacatcGAACAGGCAGAGAGCATAAAGACTAAACACAGACTTTTATAATCAGACCATTACTGGCACTGTGTGGTATCATGTGGTACTGAAGTTTAGCCTGCACTGGAGACTGGAGTCATGCAATCTTCTTACAGCGATTTCTTTAGTATCATAACATTTTGTGAGATGCATAAATATTATACTACAGTATGTCATTATGCTACTTTTTGGCAAGTAAAAGGTTTAGGTAAACATAAACTGGGCAAAGACTTGGTTAAACAACAACTCTTGGACCTGTACTCCAAAACAGGTGGAATTAAAGGTAATCACAGTGATTGTGCATTTAGGATTTTAAATGTGAGCCTAAATGTAACTGattctatatatttttcaaCCTGGCTCAAGAAGTTGATACATTTCCATCATGAGTTGTGggctaaaaaaaagtttgttttgcCAGTACTGTAGCCAACATCAAGATTAAGTACAACCTCGCCATATCTAGCCCTTATTTTGCTTACCACAGTGCGTCAAATAGTGCGTCCTCACAGTTTGGACAATTGacatatataatacatataataatgTTGGGAAATAAACCCACAATCCTATCAGCAGTTtagaaaataaaggaaaaacataCATCATACTTTTACCTCATGGGAGCACAGGTGCTCTCCACTTCCTGATTACCTGCCTCCCGGGATGACgcatcatttctttctctctcatcgATTGGAGTGCTGCTCAATATCACCGTGCTCAGTGCTGCCACCAGTGGCTGACAGCTATACTGCAACTGTCTGTGATCAGTACAAAAAAGGGCTTATTGTGTGGGAACGTGGATGCATTTATTGGCAACAAAGTGAGCAAATCAGCAAAAATACTGTGAAGGTACAAATGTACACAACATACACAGTTTTCTTTACATCAACCTTGAAAAATGCAACACAGGAGACAGAATATTTCTCTTAAgcttttattaatatttaagtttgctttttttttttaggatgtCCATTGTTTTACACAGAGAAATTAGCCACACAAGTAAATTTGATTGTATTCTCTTtagctttaatgtttttttttttattattgttaattatATTATTCTCCCTTATCAGTGCTAATGCTAAAAAAGTTACACAAGAACTATCACACGGTTAACTAACTTGTGAGCACATCGGGACGGTAAACTAACACTTcacagagataaaaacaaaaagtaaaataaaattcCAAAATAttgaggggaaagaaaaatgtgacGTAAAAATTAAGagacaaataaaagacaaaatggatAAGCACTTACAATCACACAGCCCTGCTCAACTCTCCACAAGTAAATACCACTCTTTTCCTTATTTGGCAATTTTATTATCCCTTTTTTGATAGACATTCCCATCCCTGGTTGTTTGAGTTTAACTTTCAGTCCGCGAGGAGCCAAACATTTACATTCTACACTTCAGCCCTCTGGACAACGACTCAAGTGCCTAAAACATGGCAGCATCCTGGTTCACGTTTTTGAATTTACACCCTCCAGCAAAAATCAAAGCTAAACAtcaagatttttatttgttagTGGTTCAAAGGCTGCTTCTGAATTCCACTATGTGATGGACCAGAGGGGAAGTGACTTTGAACACATCATTGTCCTCAATATTCATATCTCCCAAGTACCACTCAATTCCAAGCTCACATCTGAGGCCCTCCATTGACTTTCATTGATTCATTCCAGCTGTACTTCATCGAAACAGACGTGGGAAAGGAGCACTAGACAGCATGTGGAAGAAACGGGCGACCTTCAGCTGACTCATAAAAGTGATACTGCTtatcaaagaaaaaagatgcaTCATAACATCCGAACACAACGTGCACACAGGTGGCGCGCTTACAAATGTGAACGCACCCCGAGGATATCGGAGTGGGTCGAAATACGGATCCTTTAAAAGAAGTCCAATGGCTAAACATCACAGGGCAGTGACAAGCTTTGTGTTGATCTGCTGATGAAATATCTAATATTTAGAAGGAATTTAGCTTTAGTGAGAATATAAATGATGCTAAAAGACGCAGATTTAGCTCACAGCATTTCTGATGGCAGAATTTGGACAAAAAATACCCCATATTTTGTCGCTCTTAGTTTTGGCAGTGGGATTGCTTTTTAGCTGCAGTTCCAGATTGGTTGTTTCATGGTGCAGATATCGGCTGATCATTTTTCACTCGTAAGACTGAGGCTGTACTAAAAGGTGTAGCCCTAGTGGTAACATTTGtataccttttttattttttttttccccgagTGTGTTGGCAGTGTAGGGGCTGGTACATTGTCATCGATAAGTCACAGGGGGTTTTATTGGTCTCAGAACTGATTGCTAAACTTTTCCAAAGGACCCTCTCTGCTGCATTAATTGTGCTTACAGGATACAAGCGCTCCCATACGCATCACTCACATCAActtcctctgacacacacatatcgCAACAATCTTGTGCCAACAGAATCCTCTTGACCATGTTGCTTCAATAAAGCCGCTTGTTGCTAGAGAGGATCGCGCGTTCAGTTGACCTCACATCGCACAGAAACTCAAGTATGCTAGCTGGGTTTGTTAGGAGGTATCCATGCGCGGGCAAGGCTAAGATCTTTACAACCCAGATGATAAACACAGTGACACCTTCTGGCCACGACTAACACTGAAGCGCAATGTCCATCCTGGCGTGCTACTAAGTGATGTGATGCTCCCAGTTAAGTAGAACACAAGCACAGATATTTGGACACGCAGTGTGAGACTGCCAGAAATATTGGAAGCACTATTTATTGTGCGACTAGCGTTGGCGATAGGgtgctagctagctaaagcGCACCCTCAGTCTCGCCTATGCTTTCCTTCAGACCGTCACGTTCGCTGAACAACTCcaagcaaacaaaacagcacacatCCACGCACCCAAATCCATACAACCTATTGGcagaatataaaagaaaaaatatcatCCAGTCAGTATACACATGGGCTGATATCAGGCATGCAACTTCCAAACAgtccagaagaagaaaagcaaacaaacaaacaaaaaaaaacagagcaaagcttCCCGCCCAACTCTTCAAATCCAatgggaaaacaaaacagtcacTTATAGACGGGGATAATGGAAGACATAAACAACCTGGTGACATCAAGCAGGAAGTAATCACTAAAATGGCTCTCATTGGCTGTTACCACGTGACGGGTCAACCAATCAGTagtttcagcctctttctgagGCCGGttacaaataagaaaataaaatccgattaaagaaataaaaataacacaataaaaactagCTTAAAAAGTAGTAGACACACATTGTTATAAGTATCTCTGCTatattatgttcttttttttttttttaatctatgtCACTTTTGCGTAATAAAGAGAAAAGTGTTACTTTTTTTCACCATCATTAGCTTCAatatcatcatcaacaacatAATCATCAGCATCAATAACAATACCGTTCTCAGAATTATTACTATTGGTTAACGCAAGGTGTGTGGTCTCTATGGGCCTCATTTTCTAAATTAAAGGGCTCTACTGGCTGACAGAGGGTCCaatagagggagggagaaaggacAGGTTGCCATTCTTTCCCCACCTCCCCCCTTTTTTATTAATCTCTTCTAGCCTATATGTCTTATATTCATTGTGGCACAGCCCCATCCACTTTGTTTTCAGCTGGAAGGGGGGTGTAAGGAGAAGGACTGGGCGTTAATGTGGTGCAAAATTATGGAGGATAGTTTTTCATCTTCCTCTGAAAttactctctcttcctccctctccctgtctctatTCCTATTCTGCACTTGTGGGGAATGATGGGAGCTGTTTAGTGACAAGTAAGTGACCCATTCGTCTTGTTCCTGCATTATTGTCATGCTTCatctttcccttcctctctccttcgcCCTCTTCTCTatctcgctctcgctctctctctcgctctctttttctctctaacaTCCTTCATTTTTTCTTCAGCAAGACACCTCCATCGTTTGGGAGGGGCTGGGCGGCATCTGGCCCCCCTGCGAGCCCTGGGACAGGGTGCGGGAGCGAGAGCGGGACCCATCCatggagtaggaggaggagagggaggtggtgCGGGAGCGGGACAGGCGGGTCATGCAAGATGAAGCCACtgtggagaagcagacagacagaaatgaaactTCTCAGAAATATCCTAATTAACAATTTTAGCAAATCCTATGAAAACTCCAAAAATACAGTAGCAGTGTGTTGGTCTGTTCCTTCCTTGTCTACGACACTTGACAATTATTCCCTTATGTATCACTATGTAAACTGTTAACTTTATCAGGTGAAGTGAACTTACTGTAGCCCATTCCTTGGATGAAATACTTGAAAGCCTCAGTCAGTTTAGcaggctgcaaacacaaagaaaagaaactgtgATTTACGTTCTACCAGTGCAGCCAGTAATTAATACCTGATCTATGTAATAGTGCAATTTGATGAGTGCATGTGGCAGCCAAGAGAAGCAGCGCTAATTTAAAGGACTTCAACACTGGAAAATCTGGAAAATGTGCACTTTGCAGAGTGTTTTTGGAGATAGGACACTGAAAACAGCTCAAGATGTCATTCTTTGCGTGGTCGCTGCTCTTTCAgatcatattttgtatttctttatgtTAAACGCATCAGTTCACTTGAACAAATAATTATTAATGCATTAAGGCGATAAGTTGTCACAAGTTAGAGTGATaggatgtttttctctcccgAAGGCCGACCTTGTGACGGCAGATTTAACGCGACAAACCTGCTTGTTCTCTGTAAATTTGTCGTTACCTGGGTCAGCTGAGGGAGTCCGCCTGCGTCGGCCAtctgcagaggagggagggaggaagtgtAGAGGCGTGAGTAAAGGGAGAGAATGACTGCAGACTCAACAAAAGAAGACATGTGGGTTAGCTACCTTAAGGAATGAGGTTGTTGTTGGGTCCATTTTGCTGTTGCACTCCACCTAGAGGTCATAGAAGGAAACAAGTAAACCTCTGCTATCTGCTATATAATTTATGGCctcagtcactagtttcaagtcttcttcaacacagcatgatgttcattaaGCAAATTACGGTCCAACCACATAGAGACAGGCTGTCTTTAtggaatgaacgtcacttctggctccaaaaacaccaaaatagcAGCGAACATGAAACCGAGACAACGCCCGTGAAGCCAAACTCgtggcttcaaaacagcagtccacaaaccagtcGGTCACGGtcacacaatcactcactcaaGAGATATTTTAGAGGTGAAGAGAGAAGCTGGAACTTACAGCAGCGTCCTCATATGGAGCCTGATCTCCCACCACCAACATTACTGGACATCTGGGGTTGACAGAAGTAGATTAGGAGGGTGACGTTTAGAGATTTTAGTGGCGTGtatttaaaacaagaaataaagtATGCAGATGAACGTTTAGAGGATTTACTTGAAGGTGCTGTTGCGGTCAATGTTCAAGTCTCTGCGACTGGAGggaaatgaaaagagaggaTTAACATTGGTCGCTGTTTGCTGTGGAGTACATTTGCGTTCGTGCGGCGACGTCTGTGGATGTGCTCACCTGTTGTAAGCCTTCCAGAAGAGCTCTATGTTCACCAGATTTGAAGCTTTGGAGATCCGGTCTCTGTGAGACTGCACTAGATCTGTGTTTGATGACAGCTCCTCCTACAAGAAAGTCTCATGTCAGACATTTTCTTCTCAACTGCAAACCAAAAACACAGAGTGACCAGGtaaccaaatgtgttttttgctACCTGACTGAAAAGGTGGGATAGGATCTGCTCCGTGAGGGAGGATGTCACTGAGCtgagctggagagggagaaatcAATAGCACTGTTCATCATTTAGCAAGCTTAATATGATAAACAATGACATAATCAATAGTCCTCAGAAGCACAGGCCATGCGTACGGTCACATAATTTCATATCCACAGCTAAACCTAAATTGATAGAGCACCGACAGTAGGACTAACCACATTAAAATACCACATGTTTGTGCATACCAGACAGTGCAGACCTGACTCGGAAGGAAGAAaggaatgaataaaataaaacgtaCCTTCTGAGCAGCCCAGTCTATCCATCCTCGGGCGTTAGTGTCGATGTTGACCAGAACCAGACCTTCCACTGAATCTGGGTTTGCAAGCTGAAGAGAGAAGcaacagagaagacaaaaaaagaagagcatCACAGGAGGGAATGTTTTCACATCTGGATTATTTCTGTAGTCAGTTATGGACAGAAATCTGCATGAATAACACTGTGGAGGACGTTAGGATCAGCTAAGATCAGTACACAGCACTTAAAGGGAGCAGGAAGTCCCAAATATAAAGATTACCGCTCCTTTTACTACCAAGTTTTTCTGCTGAtggaacaacaaaaacagcgtGTGGTGTTTTTAGCAGCTGTCAGATCACGAGAGCTTAAACTAAAGACGACACTCACTGAGAACTTGGAGAGGATGTACGCTCCCGCTCCGACACCCACTCCGATTACAGTACGGAAGCTGACAGGAGGAAGGAAGAAGTTAATAACACTTACAGAATGTACATATGCAttcaaacatacatacatttaaattaagTGTATGTAGCTGCATGGAGAGGT
The sequence above is a segment of the Pempheris klunzingeri isolate RE-2024b chromosome 23, fPemKlu1.hap1, whole genome shotgun sequence genome. Coding sequences within it:
- the ndrg2 gene encoding protein NDRG2, whose amino-acid sequence is MTTEMQEIAITEDKPLLTGQADAKDAELAARILLDQGQEHSIETPHGVLHVTLHGTRTTRRPAILTFHDVGLDSKSCFSHLFKFEEMQEIVKNFTLIHVDAPGQEEGAAAYPTGYQYPSMETVAEMIPAVLQFFNFRTVIGVGVGAGAYILSKFSLANPDSVEGLVLVNIDTNARGWIDWAAQKLSSVTSSLTEQILSHLFSQEELSSNTDLVQSHRDRISKASNLVNIELFWKAYNSRRDLNIDRNSTFKCPVMLVVGDQAPYEDAAVECNSKMDPTTTSFLKMADAGGLPQLTQPAKLTEAFKYFIQGMGYMASSCMTRLSRSRTTSLSSSYSMDGSRSRSRTLSQGSQGGQMPPSPSQTMEVSC